The Corylus avellana chromosome ca8, CavTom2PMs-1.0 genome has a segment encoding these proteins:
- the LOC132191027 gene encoding extensin-like, which translates to MSYPYYSPPPPFTPPPPHHHDHGYPKPPPPPHHHHHGHPKPPPPPPHHHHHHGHPKLPPPPPPSPHHHAHAKPPPPPDHHQGYSKPPCPPPPTPPVIQPPNPTEAPPPPVSPPWSHPNAPPPHNVPPPPKPNNGPAPPPYSKAPPPKHASPPPRSHPNAPPPHNAPPPPKPNNGPAPPPYNKASPPPQHSLSPPKPHTTPAPAPHKTPAPPTVSPPSPTTSPAYPPNSPPKTGLPPPPKNARPPRSTPSPTPPKNGPTPQPKSPPTTATPPRGPYVPPGYTPPGGFWPPPPFKSLPPSPELASPPSGGGHRTTIIAACVSVGGVCFLAFLFVGLFCLAKKKKRPVMVPAAAPCVEEHEEVHESIATGPYGEQAVTMSVEDDIRIHEAVGTSAMGLHGIAGGGGSPLEPAVPGSPTTYPPGHHQRY; encoded by the coding sequence ATGAGTTACCCATACTACTCTCCGCCACCACCATTTACGCCTCCACCGCCTCATCATCATGACCATGGTTATCCCAAGCCACCACCTCCACCTCATCACCACCACCATGGCCATCCCAAgccaccaccacctccaccgcatcaccaccaccaccatggCCATCCCAAGctgccgccgccgccgccaccaTCACCACACCACCATGCCCATGCAAAGCCACCTCCACCACCAGACCACCACCAAGGCTACTCAAAGCCACCATGCCCACCTCCACCAACTCCACCGGTCATCCAACCTCCGAATCCGACTGAAGCACCTCCACCTCCAGTTTCACCACCGTGGTCACACCCTAATGCACCACCACCCCACAATGTGCCACCGCCGCCAAAACCAAATAATGGTCCAGCTCCACCACCATATAGTAAGGCACCACCACCTAAACATGCATCTCCTCCACCGCGATCACACCCTAATGCACCACCGCCCCATAATGCACCACCGCCGCCAAAACCAAATAATGGCCCAGCTCCACCACCATATAATAAGGCATCTCCACCACCACAACATAGCTTGTCACCACCAAAGCCACATACTACTCCAGCTCCAGCACCCCACAAAACTCCAGCCCCTCCAACTGTATCTCCACCGAGCCCCACCACCAGTCCAGCTTATCCCCCAAACTCACCACCAAAAACTGGTCTACCTCCACCTCCAAAAAATGCAAGGCCACCTCGATCCACGCCTTCACCAACACCACCCAAAAATGGTCCAACTCCTCAACCAAAATCACCTCCAACTACAGCAACACCGCCACGTGGACCTTACGTGCCACCCGGCTATACCCCGCCAGGTGGTTTTTGGCCTCCCCCTCCTTTTAAATCTCTGCCACCGTCACCCGAACTTGCGTCGCCACCGTCCGGAGGAGGCCACCGAACTACTATTATCGCGGCCTGTGTCTCGGTAGGCGGCGTTTGCTTCCTTGCGTTCCTCTTCGTTGGTCTCTTCTGCTtagcaaagaagaagaagaggccAGTGATGGTTCCTGCAGCCGCCCCTTGTGTTGAAGAACACGAAGAAGTCCATGAATCGATCGCAACCGGTCCCTATGGAGAGCAAGCTGTAACAATGTCGGTAGAGGATGATATTCGAATTCACGAAGCTGTGGGCACCAGCGCCATGGGTTTGCATGGGATTGCCGGCGGAGGAGGCTCTCCGCTTGAACCAGCTGTGCCTGGCTCTCCCACCACTTATCCTCCAGGCCATCACCAACGCTACTAA